Below is a window of Rhodamnia argentea isolate NSW1041297 chromosome 11, ASM2092103v1, whole genome shotgun sequence DNA.
tgctaGTATGTTTTGAGTAGATCGCAtaaatgacccgaataggcattgaattcaaggggagcaatgttttatcactatctGACTATGCGGGAtactcccttttgctgatgacaaaaagggggagaaaaatagcatataattgagacatatttgtgataatgttttgatggtgttatgattcaattgagatatatttgtgatataattgagacatattTGTGATAATGTTATAATTGATCATGTTTTGATGGTGTCATGATATACACTTCATAATTGTATATGATTGTATGAATGGATCGTGTGAGATCAATCtgttatatgtgtgtgtattatggcaagtatcctttaaatacaggatttcagcatgttctgcggaatacaaaagcatgaactttagagacatcatccgagaaggaacatcttctcttaaactgaacaggtgaacaagttccactttttcaaaatcacatatttgaaagctctgactaaacaggacaagttctGAGCATTAACAAAGCATGATGGTTTGAGGAGTTACAATACTTATTCGTATTTTAAATCGTTTAATATCTCaaagcacttagaatacaaacttatcgatcgagataacacaagttctgaagattgcttatcatagcatataaatgcattctttcttaGAACTTATTCTtactaaaagtacaaggaacgacaGTCCataattattacttagcaagattatcactagagtaactttgtggaagttgctcattcttttctaaactcaatttttcattcatatagtgaatcgttttgtcatcatcaaaaagggggagattgttaagaaaaaatccctagacagttttgaagttgacaaaacaatcttagtactcttgtattttgagataatgatgtgatttacttgttttgcagattatcctttggtgtgaggatgcacaagattgaatctagcaaaaggatttggctaagatgttgtttctaagagtctcggatgctggttcgagctcggacgttgagtggggatagctcggacgttggaatgacgctcaagctctaagagaagtacttcactagcggtAATCataatttcaagaggaatactaattgagcttaattgatgcatatcaacggacgccatcgagctggatcatccttgaagattctcatcgattgagatcaatcaagaatgcggaaccaagaagacaaatcaagactttctaaatggaagaaatcatctatggaaacccgggatcataattgtatgggcaatttgatccaaacggggaagactttcctttggcgatccccaacgactaagatatcttctttttgcaaatatctcgtccaaaagggtagatttggagagatctcttctggatgccttgcaacggctagattggaggcggaagagtataaaagacatctcgaagatgaagggaaaacagatcggcgtaaagagggaaaagtgttcataattcctagatagagtgtactccattttaaacacacatcttgattcatccattgtaattgtgaggaggtgtacacaagaatgttgaacgctaggtgtgaagtcctgcgtgtcaaggagattactgatccgtaacctccgagcggaTTAATAGTGGAATACAGCTGATTGgtcgtcagccgaagaagtggacgtaggcttaactaaAGTAAAaaactataatccctccgtgcagttttccttatctcttactctgatcattctaaatactttgtgatagctaaaccgcacacggacaatacgcatcgatcctattacatatcttgcattaaTTAAATTACTTGAGCAtctgagatttctattttacaccgtgtgatttgaattccgcaataaaatcttaaaatcacacgttatcacgtATTCACCTAATTCTaagtgaattcactagccaccaacagcAAGAACAGGTAAATGTATGCAATTCGGTTAGTACATCTTCCATTTCCTTTACTTTTTGTCATTACAAATCTCTAATCATTATTATCGTTTTATTATGACAATAAGGAAGTGAAATTTATTCGTGCTCATTTGATATATATTCAATGACGTACATGATGATTGATTTAGAAATCATGAGCTATATCACATATCTTCTGTGTTCGTTTATACGTGTAGAAGATGTTGCATCCGAAAATATTATGTCAAGCTATTTTGCATCCGAGTATGTATTCTCCACATAATACCCTTTCTTTTATTATCGCTTTTTGattatgacaaaaagggggagagaatatatatgcatatgtgccaattgatgatgatgatgatgatgtgtgtgtgtgtgtgtgtgtgtttattTGATGCATAATATTGAGCTGCAATTATGTTTCTATGTGTCATTATGCTCAATTTATATGCTATCTCCTAATTACTTATGTGTTTATCTTAAAGTGGAGATTGCATTACGTACTTATTTTGCCTTGATCTAAATTCCTATTTTTTGGCAAATAAGTGTATTTCATTTACTTTTCAAGTATACGCAATTGAATATCATTGAAACGAGTTTGCACATCTACATATTCAGAgattgttttgtcatcatcaaaaagggggagattgttagataaatcccttatgatgtttgaagatgacaaaataatcaaatgatACTAATGTATTTATTGGTTGAGTAGAACTAGGTAAAAGGAGCACAAACCGTTATGCAGATGTTGTATTAACAGAACGTCCGAAGGTTATGAGCTAtctatcaatggtgaacaaGGCACCGAGCGTAGAGATGTTTACAAGTGTGAGGTACCTAAGTAAAAGGTGAACGGGCCTAGAACGGGAAGTTCggtaaagcttggaaggaccttGGATAGGTCAAGAATGAGGTAGAGCTGCAATCGCCAATACGCTTGGAGGGACCAAAAGATGGAAATCGAGATATTGCATCTATATTATGCATTCTCAAGACTGTTTAGACACAATGAAGTATTCGGATATAAAATACTGTTTCTGCTTCTGAAGTCTGTctctaaaaaatgttcaaaagttGCGAGATATATTGATTCCAAATTCTAAAGACCTACGTCCGACATATGTCCGTTGCTACTAATatatttatggaagtttgtaatctttgctTGATAGGATTATTCTATCGCATGATTGATAGAATatccttgattggaaattaccttccatGGGACCAgaaaactttcatatttaaagagctctacttatggaaactaaagatttagttgtatgggcgactaaATCTAAAGGGTTCGGATTATGCAACGACGATCATCAAGTCTCCCTAGATACAATCTCATCCAATCACGATTGATGGCGTCCAATTAACGATTGAAGAGCAATCTTTTGAAGACCTGTCCAATGGCCGGTTTGGGGGTGAAGAAGTATAAAATGAGATCTATGGTGCTACTACAGTGTAAGATTAGAATCATAAATTCGGGATAAGTATACCATGAGTGTCacaacttgtgtacgacgttcacttgagtgccataactttcaaaacgttcacttaagtaccataattttcaaaaatcgttcacttgagtgccacatcggagcaaaattgttcacttgagtactacaagaacttttctagcgtgccatgtcagctttccggcatgcctCGTCATCTTTCTGGCGaaccacgttagcttttccaattgccacatcagcttttttgaccgccacgtcatcttttccggcgtccacgtcaacatggcactcaagtgaacgatttttgaaagtcatagcacttaaataaatattttgaaagttatggcactcaagtgaatatcgtacaaaagttatggcacttctagtgtacttttcccgataaATTCCAAGGTGCTAGAGTTAGTCAGATTCATACTTGTCCTCGTGAGCTTTATATGACAATCACCGAGAGGctttgtaagagtgattgagaaaCGATAGCGTGATCTATCAAAGAGAGTATCATCACTTATTAtaaacctccattgattcatctaATGGAATCTAGCCAATCGACCGTCAACAtgagagagtggacgtaggcttgatctaagccaaaccactataatcgtcgtgtgcaatattctctatctctaaattttattattgtgtttgatagaatattgcatattggTATTCATAATCTGAATCTACATATCTAGAAATTGCATACTCGTGTTTAGAATCATAAATCGCACATATTCGGATTTAGAATCGGATTCTATGTACATTTTGACTTGGTTATTTTAATTCCGtattttctagtcaaaattatttaaaatcacctattcacctctcctctaggtgatattgctagatacaacacaAGGTCCCAAGAGGATACCACTAGGATGATATATtagtcttttttctttatctagCCAACATTTAGAACTGGCTCTCCATTTTTTTGCTGCaaaaaatgtaatattttttaaatatacttTCAAGGAagttatttttgagaaaatgaaaattttttagtgTTCGAATGAATCTAAAAatgaataggaaaatattttttgtcatttgatatggaaaatcatattgatttttctttgtgtaTTCctattaattttcaattttgattcattattctttttgtaaaaaaaattgaattttaatttttttgtcttcctattttctttttctttttttcttttctttcctttttttcctccttcctccattGCGATCGGCCAACCGTGGCCGTTGTAAAGCTCGAGACTCGCTTGACAATGGCCACAACAAGCTCGGGGATTGACAAACTCGGGCAAGTCCGAGCTGGCCCGAATTTGGCAAGCTTGAGGCTCGCCGAGCCACATCTAAGGCCGATCGCTGAGCTATAGGCCGTTGTCGAGGCTTGGTGACCAAGAACATACACGGCATGCAAGCCCCGAGCTCAAGGCTTGCCGGGCCTCGATCCAAGGCTCGTCTGTGGTCGGTCACCGAAGCCCGACAGCcgacgaagaaagaaaaagaaagaaaataaaataaaaaacttatttgaatcaaaataaaatatgattgaaaattcaaatgatgTAGGTAGAGAGAAGATTGAGATTGAACTCCacagaaaatgaggaaaacatattttcttcacttttgaagatgttttttccattgacgaaaattaggaaaatattttttttgaaattatttttcgcgaaaagAATCGAACTTTAAAGTAGATATTAGGGcaactttttttcaaaagaatcgTGAACAAGGTCACTTCATTAGATTTCAATTTGCTGTCCATGCCCCTTCACCACTTGATAAGCACATTCCTATTGTCACCACAAACACAGACAAATGTACATTACTGTTTGAAATGGAAACATGTTTTTCCTGTTGTAATGATGAAATTTTATTAAGTAGCGGAATGGTGAAAGAAGAGGTACCATCTTGTGGAGCAAGTATCTCACTAAATTGACCATTTAGATTTGTTTTCCAAGGATACCCTTTCGTGTAgtttttgtttgatttatttaatACTACCAAATATCGAACTCATGAGTGGCATAACACAAGTCTTATACCTTCATCCGAAAAAATTgtcaagaaaaagtttaaattTGAGTCCTTCAACATATTTATTTAGATTTACTTTCGCTAAAAACTTAAGTCAATAATTATGAgcttattatatatatatattaattattcTATATTGGACCGACTTTTTCAACACCAGACACCCGTCTATCTCAACAGAAACTTTTCGATCCGACTAATTCATCTCGGTAGAAAAAATGCAAATCTCTCTGGCCATATGCATTGGCTAAGATTTCACCTGTACGCTGGTGGAAGGAACTTTAATTTGAACACGACATCTATCACGTCCAAAATAAGCTTTTTGTATTTGTCAGAATCCAAAATGAACGTTGACGTGTTAAGTTTCAGTTGTTGCGATCTCTTTTTCGAGTGATAACTTTATGAACTTTCAACGTTGGAATGAATATTCTCTAGAATAGCCAAACGTGATTTAATTGCTATCAATTAAGGGTAAGCAAACTTGACCAGATAAATCCGGATAGGATCGAGATCGGATCAGACTAGCTAGATTGGTCCAATCCTTGAGGGAGGCGATCTGATCCCTCACTCTATAGTCCCCGGCTCTATGGTGGAGAGGACCGGATCGGATTGTCCGGATCGAACCGCCcagaatatatatacacacacaattagataaaaaatttaaaaatttaaagaactTGTTAATCTAATTTCCCCATCTTCTGTTCCACAATCACTCCTCTCCTCTCACTTGACGCTCACATCTCGCCTTCGCAACGTAGCCTCTAATCGTGTTTGTTGACATACAATCTCCGATCGTGTTTTGTCTTGATTCAATACGTGTTTTGTCTTGATTATATTATGCAAATCCATTATTTTGTACGCTCTTAGATTCAGTGAAGTACAAGTATAATCCCAATTTGAGCTTGATTTTTTTCAACTCGAGGAGAATGATACATGAGCATAATCCagtttcaattattttaagtgtctttcttcctaatttattcttttctcattattttagaaTTATAAGTACTCATGTGATGGTTTTACGATGGCCATGTGTGTGTGTTTATTAGATCAAATGATTGACGTTGAAAGTTGTTAGTTTAGATCTAAGGATTAGATTTTTATAAGCAGATGGTGTTAGCAGTTCCACTAGGACCGGACCGCCGATCCGGTCTCGATTCGGTCCTCGATCCTAAAAATTTGGAGATCGGGACTATCGAGACCGAACCAGCCTAGACCATTCTCACCCTACTACCGGCGGCGCACGGCAAGAAATTCTCAAGAGCGACAAGAAAAGGTAGGTAGAAGAATTTTCCACAATAAGATCAATCCAGGAAACTCCTACATCCGTATCGAAATTATTGTCAGGGTATCAATGTAAATTCCGCCTCCTCCTCAGCACCAATCCCCATTTAAACACCACCACAAAGAATTACATGAATTACTCACAGGGCCATACCCAAGAATATTCCTGTGGGGAGCCGAAAGCATGGAACACCACCATTTCGTACTCGTACACGGCGCCTGCCACGGCGCGTGGAGCTGGTACAAGCTCAAGCATCGGCTTGAGTCGGCCGGCCACCGCGTCACAGCCCTCGACCTCGCTGCCAGCGGCACCAACGAGAAGTCCATACACGACGTCCGCACGTTCTGCGAGTACACCGAGCCGCTGCTGGAGCTCATGGCTTCGCTCGGAGTGCACGAGAGGGTGATCCTCGTCGGCCACAGCTTGGGCGGCTTGAGCTTGGCTCTAGCCGCCGACAGGTTCCCGGAGAAGATATTGGTAGCTGTTTTCTTGGCGGCTTTCATGCCGGACACCGCACACCCGCCGTCATACGTCTTGGAAGAGGTAAAATATCTGATGAACGCCTGTGAGATTCCCAAAATGAAGtcgttttttcttgcttttggtTGAAGTGGGCCTTTCTCTTTCCAGTTTGGAGATCTTACTCCGTTAATTTGAGCACGACTCTCGTTGACCTCATATGTATCGTCGACAAACCCTACATGCATGAGCTCATTTTTAATGGCTTTTGTCCTTGTAATGCAAAGTATTGTGCAAGGGCTCCGGAGGGAGCATGGCTGGACACCCAATTCGCACCCATGGGAGAGCCTGACAAACCCGTGACATCCATGTTCTTCGGCCCCGCCTTCTTGACatccaagctctaccaattgtGTCCTCTTGAGGTGCGTTTTCACTTGACATGACGGCGAACCATAGGTCCTCTGTCGCTTTTCATGATATGACTCCTGTCAATTCACTCTGAAAGCTTGTCACAACATTACTTTGAAAAGCATAGGATTCTACTGTAAAAACCATTTTTTCGTGTCTCTTTACCGAGGGTATCAGTTGATGTCCGTAGCCGGCATATCATGTCATTGCGGTTTAGAGTTATCTTGATACGGCATCAATACGAGTGCGATAGAAACTGCATTTCTAAAAGGTTTTGAGCAATTGCGCAATTGCATTTTGAAATGCTTCTAAAGAGCTTTCAACCCAAGGTAGATTCGAAGGactttcaattatatttttaagcattttcaagatataattatatttt
It encodes the following:
- the LOC115752391 gene encoding salicylic acid-binding protein 2-like; translation: MEHHHFVLVHGACHGAWSWYKLKHRLESAGHRVTALDLAASGTNEKSIHDVRTFCEYTEPLLELMASLGVHERVILVGHSLGGLSLALAADRFPEKILVAVFLAAFMPDTAHPPSYVLEEYCARAPEGAWLDTQFAPMGEPDKPVTSMFFGPAFLTSKLYQLCPLEDLELCKILTRPGSLFLEDLRASRNLTREGYGSTTRVYVVCGQDLGIPLEFQRWMIATCGADHVVEVGGADHMAMLSKPQELCNCLLEIGAKYARA